CTCAGGCTGCGGCGAGCCCCTGCACTCGGGCAAATTCCTGCCTGACGAAACCTGTATTCCTGTCGGGATAGACGTTTTCGAGCAGCTGGCGCTGAGATAAAAAACCCTATTGTCCAATTAGAATAGAAGGCCATAGTTTCTATCACTAAGGACTCTCAACGGTATACAGGACAGTAGGCGGAAAACTCATCCTTTGTGAAGGTAATTTTTGGATAATCAACAACCGGTTTCAACACGCGCAAACTGTTGAAAAACCCCGCCGCAGGTGGGGTGCAGGACATTAGGCCCGGGATTTATCCCGGGTATGACGTGGCGATCGGGCATATGTCCCCCAAATTCCCCACCCCCACCCCAAACACCGATGTAATCTGTGTTTGGGGTGGGGGGTGGGGTCAAATTTACAAACATCCACGCTTTTTAATACGACGGCTGAAGCCGCCGCCTATTGCCCTGCACCCCACCTGCGGCGGGGTTTGTCAATGGGCAAAACAACATCGAATGAACACCCAATAGTGATTAACAGTTGCATCCCACCTGCAGCGGGGTTTTAGCATAGATGGAACTTACAGGTCAATGCCCTTGATAATGAATCAATCCTCCACAAAGTCGGAGATCATTTCAGGCGACTTATTCATGTAATCGATGGCCTTGTTATGCAGAATATCCCATTCTTCTGCAAATCCACGTTTCATGTGGTGCTGGTCTTGTTCTACAATGTAATGTTTTACCTTATCCATCTGCTCTGCCGCCACAGTAAAAATCCCATATCCATCCTGCCAATGCAGCGGAAGTCCATTGGGGTTGAAATTGCGGTTGTGCCTAAGCGAACTCTTGGCCTTGATGATCTTGATGGATTCAGACAAGGATATGTGGCGGGGGAGAAAACACAGGATGTGAACGTGATCGCGAGTACCGTTGATAACAATCGGGATTCCACCGATGTTCTTGATGACCCCACCCATATAGGGATACATACTATCCCGGATAAGTCTGACCAATCGAGGCTCACGGTTCC
This region of Candidatus Syntrophosphaera sp. genomic DNA includes:
- the tnpA gene encoding IS200/IS605 family transposase, with translation MSSNTITFLLYHIVFSVRNREPRLVRLIRDSMYPYMGGVIKNIGGIPIVINGTRDHVHILCFLPRHISLSESIKIIKAKSSLRHNRNFNPNGLPLHWQDGYGIFTVAAEQMDKVKHYIVEQDQHHMKRGFAEEWDILHNKAIDYMNKSPEMISDFVED